The Candidatus Cloacimonadota bacterium genomic sequence CAAATGAATGTCTTCAATTTCAAGTGTTTCCTTCAACTCATCAAAAAATACTACTTTTTTCATTACAAATCTCCTCTTGAATTTTAGATTTCAATTATTGTTGCACCCCAAGAGTAACCCACTCCAAATCCAACTAGTAATACTTTATCTTTTTCTTTAATAATTTTATTTTCGAGACAATCTTTAATTGCTATTGGAATAGTCGCTGATACTGTGTTCCCAGTTGAAAGCATATTATTGTAAAAT encodes the following:
- a CDS encoding 3-oxoacyl-ACP synthase; translation: FYNNMLSTGNTVSATIPIAIKDCLENKIIKEKDKVLLVGFGVGYSWGATIIEI